A stretch of Flavobacteriales bacterium DNA encodes these proteins:
- a CDS encoding VanZ family protein, producing MTFMRPKRRWPVLWALLILLLCLMPGAALPTWHWADLFSVDKLVHAGLFGVLAVLALRALPHRSTVSIAVTALACAAYGGALELMQQLPALGRRGDWNDFLANGIGVCLGLAWQWRSWGKGRLIAARSNA from the coding sequence GTGACCTTCATGCGGCCCAAGCGGCGCTGGCCCGTGCTCTGGGCCTTGCTCATCCTGCTGCTATGCCTGATGCCCGGCGCGGCGCTGCCCACTTGGCATTGGGCCGACCTCTTCAGCGTGGACAAGCTGGTGCATGCTGGCCTTTTCGGCGTGCTCGCGGTGCTGGCTCTCCGTGCGTTGCCGCATCGTTCCACGGTGAGCATCGCGGTCACCGCCCTGGCTTGCGCCGCCTATGGCGGAGCGCTGGAGCTGATGCAGCAGCTGCCCGCGCTCGGACGCCGCGGCGACTGGAACGACTTCCTGGCCAATGGCATCGGCGTATGCTTGGGCCTGGCTTGGCAATGGCGGTCTTGGGGCAAGGGACGGCTGATCGCCGCTCGATCCAATGCCTAG
- the gcvH gene encoding glycine cleavage system protein GcvH, translating into MNIPSDLKYTKDHEWLRIEGESAVVGITDFAQGELGDIVFVDINSVGQSLDREAVFGTVEAVKTVSDLFMPVSGTVQEVNPGLADDPASVNKDPYGSGWMVRVKLSDPAQAADLLSPEQYSALVGA; encoded by the coding sequence ATGAACATCCCCTCTGACCTCAAGTACACCAAAGACCACGAATGGCTGCGCATCGAAGGCGAGAGCGCCGTGGTGGGCATTACCGACTTCGCGCAGGGCGAGCTCGGCGACATCGTGTTCGTGGACATCAACTCCGTTGGCCAATCGCTGGACCGCGAGGCCGTATTCGGCACCGTGGAGGCCGTGAAGACCGTGAGCGACCTCTTCATGCCCGTGAGCGGCACGGTGCAAGAGGTGAACCCCGGATTGGCTGACGATCCCGCCAGCGTGAACAAGGACCCTTACGGTTCCGGCTGGATGGTTCGCGTGAAGCTGAGCGATCCTGCCCAAGCCGCTGATCTGCTAAGCCCAGAGCAGTACAGCGCACTGGTGGGCGCGTGA
- the cysN gene encoding sulfate adenylyltransferase subunit CysN, translated as MKDNSTHGYLDMDLLRFTTAGSVDDGKSTLIGRLLYDSKAIFDDQMEAMEKASSKRGTGEVDLSLLTDGLRAEREQGITIDVAYRYFATPKRKFIIADTPGHIQYTRNMVTGASTANLAIILVDARKGILEQTCRHSFIASLLGIPHVVFCINKMDLVDYDEAVFTRIQKELEDFSSKLEVRDIRYIPISALKGDNVVDRSDRMPWYQGPTLMYLLENIHIAGDLNHIDRRFPVQYVVRPMTDEHHDFRGFAGRVQGGIFRKGDAVQVLPSGFQSTIKSISLGEREVEEAFAPQSLVMTLADEIDISRGDMIVSPNNAPESTQDVDVMLCWFNERPLQPGGKYALKHTSRDCRAMVKEVKYKMDISTLHKAEGDQTIRMNDIGRVHLRTTVPLHFDKYARNRYTGSIILIDEGTNETVAAGMIV; from the coding sequence ATGAAGGACAACTCGACGCACGGCTATCTCGACATGGATCTTCTCCGTTTCACGACGGCGGGCAGCGTCGACGATGGCAAGAGCACGCTCATTGGTCGCCTGCTGTACGACAGCAAAGCCATCTTCGACGACCAGATGGAGGCGATGGAGAAGGCCAGTTCCAAGCGCGGCACGGGTGAGGTCGATCTCTCGCTGCTCACCGATGGCCTGCGTGCCGAACGCGAGCAGGGCATCACCATCGATGTGGCGTACCGCTACTTCGCTACGCCGAAGCGGAAATTCATCATCGCTGATACGCCGGGCCACATCCAGTACACGCGCAACATGGTCACGGGCGCCAGCACGGCCAACCTGGCGATCATCCTCGTGGACGCGCGCAAGGGCATCCTGGAGCAGACCTGCCGGCACAGCTTCATCGCCTCGCTGCTCGGCATCCCGCACGTGGTTTTCTGCATCAACAAGATGGACCTGGTGGACTACGACGAGGCCGTCTTCACACGCATCCAGAAGGAACTGGAGGACTTCAGCAGCAAGCTCGAGGTGCGCGACATCCGCTACATTCCCATCAGCGCGCTGAAGGGCGATAATGTGGTGGACCGCAGTGATCGGATGCCTTGGTACCAGGGCCCCACGCTGATGTACCTGCTGGAGAACATCCACATAGCAGGCGACCTCAACCACATCGATCGCCGCTTCCCTGTGCAGTACGTGGTGCGTCCGATGACCGATGAGCACCACGACTTCCGCGGCTTCGCGGGCCGGGTGCAAGGCGGCATCTTCCGCAAGGGCGATGCAGTGCAGGTATTGCCCAGCGGCTTCCAGAGCACCATCAAGAGCATCAGCCTCGGTGAGCGCGAGGTGGAGGAGGCCTTCGCGCCGCAGAGCTTGGTGATGACGCTCGCAGATGAAATCGATATCAGTCGCGGCGACATGATCGTGAGCCCGAACAATGCGCCGGAAAGCACGCAGGACGTGGACGTGATGCTCTGCTGGTTCAACGAACGGCCGCTTCAGCCCGGTGGCAAGTACGCCCTCAAGCACACCAGCCGTGATTGCCGCGCGATGGTGAAGGAGGTGAAGTACAAGATGGACATCAGCACCCTGCACAAGGCCGAGGGTGACCAGACGATCCGCATGAACGACATCGGCCGGGTTCATCTTCGCACCACCGTGCCGCTGCACTTCGACAAATACGCGCGCAACCGCTACACCGGCAGCATCATCCTCATCGATGAGGGCACCAACGAGACCGTTGCTGCAGGGATGATCGTGTGA
- a CDS encoding TonB family protein, with protein MQARKNPDADLERRKTSFLAIGLLTALAFTLVAFEWTAFDRSQEGLGALVLDLIEEEVIPPSATPPPPPPPPPAPTQVIEIVEDDVEVQETEVVEMEVTENTQVEAPVQREEEVVEEQIFTIVEEMPAFPGGEVEMRKYLGKAIKYPQMAQDAGISGTVFLTFEVDKDGKIKDVKVLRGIGGGCDEEAMRVVKAMPQWTPGKQRGKSVRVQFTLPVKFTLR; from the coding sequence ATGCAAGCGCGCAAGAACCCCGATGCCGACCTTGAGCGGCGCAAGACCAGTTTCCTGGCCATTGGCCTGCTCACCGCACTGGCCTTCACTTTGGTGGCCTTCGAATGGACGGCCTTCGACCGGAGCCAGGAGGGGTTGGGTGCTCTGGTGCTCGACCTCATCGAGGAGGAGGTGATCCCGCCCAGCGCCACTCCGCCCCCACCGCCACCGCCCCCCCCCGCTCCCACCCAAGTGATCGAGATCGTGGAAGACGATGTGGAGGTGCAGGAGACCGAGGTGGTGGAAATGGAAGTGACGGAGAACACCCAAGTGGAAGCGCCGGTGCAGCGGGAAGAAGAAGTGGTGGAGGAGCAGATCTTCACCATCGTGGAGGAGATGCCTGCCTTCCCCGGAGGGGAGGTGGAGATGCGCAAGTACCTGGGCAAGGCCATCAAATACCCGCAGATGGCACAGGACGCTGGCATCAGCGGCACCGTGTTCCTCACCTTCGAGGTGGATAAGGATGGCAAGATCAAGGACGTGAAAGTGCTGCGCGGGATCGGCGGCGGCTGCGACGAGGAGGCCATGCGCGTGGTGAAGGCCATGCCGCAATGGACCCCCGGCAAGCAGCGCGGCAAATCGGTGCGCGTGCAGTTCACGCTGCCCGTGAAGTTCACGCTGCGCTGA
- the cysD gene encoding sulfate adenylyltransferase subunit CysD — translation MHSYRLTHLKELESESIHILREVAAQFENPALLFSGGKDSIVCFHLARKAFFPAKVPFPLVHVDTGHNFEETMTFRDDLVKEHGAKLIVGSVQESIDQGKVQEETGFYASRNKLQTVTLLDTIEKHKIDCAIGGGRRDEEKARAKERVFSHRDEFGQWDPKNQRPELWNLYNGKKRPGEHFRAFPISNWTEMDVWQYILLENIPIPSIYFSHQREVFDRDGVIYANSSFMRLKPEEKPYMKQVRFRTIGDMSCTGAVDSPASTLEEIIEEVASSRVTERGSRMDDKRSEAAMEDRKKEGYF, via the coding sequence ATGCATTCCTACCGACTCACCCACCTGAAGGAACTGGAGAGCGAAAGCATCCACATCCTGCGCGAGGTGGCCGCCCAATTCGAGAACCCCGCCCTGCTCTTCAGCGGTGGCAAGGATTCCATCGTGTGCTTCCACCTGGCCCGCAAGGCCTTCTTCCCCGCCAAGGTCCCCTTCCCGCTCGTGCACGTGGACACCGGCCACAACTTCGAGGAGACCATGACCTTCCGCGATGACCTCGTGAAGGAGCATGGCGCCAAGCTGATCGTGGGCAGCGTGCAGGAGAGCATCGATCAAGGCAAAGTGCAGGAGGAGACCGGTTTCTACGCCAGCCGGAACAAGCTGCAGACGGTAACGCTGCTCGATACCATCGAGAAGCACAAGATCGATTGCGCCATCGGCGGCGGTCGTCGTGATGAAGAGAAGGCCCGTGCCAAGGAGCGCGTGTTCAGCCACCGCGACGAGTTCGGCCAGTGGGACCCCAAGAATCAACGGCCCGAGCTGTGGAACCTGTACAATGGCAAGAAACGCCCAGGTGAGCACTTCCGCGCCTTCCCCATCAGCAACTGGACGGAGATGGACGTGTGGCAGTACATCCTGCTGGAGAACATCCCCATCCCCAGCATCTACTTCAGCCACCAGCGCGAGGTGTTCGACCGCGACGGCGTGATCTATGCGAACAGTTCCTTCATGCGCTTGAAGCCGGAGGAGAAGCCCTACATGAAGCAGGTGCGTTTCCGCACCATCGGAGACATGAGCTGCACCGGAGCCGTGGATTCGCCGGCGAGCACGCTGGAAGAGATCATCGAGGAGGTGGCGTCTTCGCGTGTGACTGAACGCGGCTCGCGGATGGACGATAAGCGGAGCGAGGCGGCGATGGAGGATCGGAAGAAGGAAGGTTATTTCTGA
- the sprA gene encoding cell surface protein SprA has product MHLLSFPLFAKPMIALRGLLALALLLAGADAEAGLVLQVDTPEVDLVYPITDPTAPGAGSSGLVNLGDPANIQNDVIYDPVTGQYIVNSSVGGSFDYRPPMSLSLEEYLNYDMEQSIQTFWLNKVEEESESAKKRMIPALKVRGKVFDRIFGGNTIDIKPRGSAEIIFGLNVSRTDNPRIPIQQRRITTFNFDQRIQLNLVGNIGEKLKITTNYNTQATFDFENQVKLDYTGYEDEIIQKIEAGNVSLPLRGTLIQGSQSLFGIKTQLKFGRLTATGIFSQEKGQRRNVQTQGGAQTTNFDIKTDEYEANKHYFLSYAFRDQYEAALRTLPTVNSGVMVTRVEVWVTNLRQDFNQNRNVVAFTDLGEDASQASRDAGRVSNDMPPGLLIDNPGTAADNAANNLYGAVSTNAGIRSFVNASGALQALGLLPARHFEKLESARLLNQNEYTLNMRLGFITLNQQLNNDEVLAVAYQYTLDGQTFQVGEFSTDGISPPDALILRLLKATITNPRIPLWDLMMKNVYSLGAFQVNRENFRLDVVYNNPVTGVDINYIPRAPVDQIPLIQTVGLDRLDPNNAPNPDGWFDFIDGAATNGGTINTQNGRIFFPVLEPFGSYLDQQLIGPNPASPVQPEAIRKTIVYQQLYDSTKIAAQNIPELNRFKLKGSYRSASSDVINLNSVNIPQGSVVVTAGGVRLVENQDYTVDYNLGRVRILNQGILESGTPVNIALESNSLFSIQTRTLAGARFDYTINKDFVIGGTIMNLYERPLTQKVNAGEEPIANTIVGLDANWQSKSQWLTNVVDKLPFFATKQESSVNASIEGAYLIPGHSRAIGNAGTSYIDDFEGSVSTIDLRTQSLWFHASTPQGLPDLFDEGQYVNDLRNGFRRAQLSWYVIDPLFFRNNNLTPSHIAGQSGVAMRSDHRMREVLENEVFPFRQLPAGTPNNIPVLDLTYYPNERGPYNYYEDADRLNPDGSFNDPENNWAGIMRRITTTDFESSNIESIQFWLMDPFSEAAPNGSNEDSQNTTGGTLYLDLGNISEDILRDGRKAFENGLPKDAQDAAAPFDPTAWGVVPTTQNVVNAFALLESNSNKYQDLGMDGLPSSLNDALQGTEQQFFSSYVNGVAGAVSDPDALSRIQADPSNDDYQFFRGTSLDNQQASILDRYKRFNNPEGNSVTDEDSPENYPTQQTVIPTTEDINLDQNLAEGESYFHYALPLRPEDMVVGRNFITDRIEADASTPAGTKRVYWYQFKIPVRQPTARVNGIQDFRSIRFMRMYLQGWQQQATLRFARLEFVRGEWRKYASSLLSPQEVPAVDNDPTTFNVAAVNIEENGSRYPINYVLPPGINKEVDVASANLRNLNEQSLQLQVCNLRDGDARGAFRNVSFDIRSYKKMRMFIHAESSDPNNPLTYGDVTVFVRIGNDLDANYYEYEVPVAISTPFNNDPYNVWPEVNDMVIEFAKLNDLKIQRDQSAFPRNLRYQGADGDRRVFIKGSPNLSQLRSIMIGIRNPGKDGEEANPYGPDNGLAKCAEVWVNELRLTDFDQRGGWAAIARVNAQLADLGTVSVAGNYSTPFWGSIDKRVSERQRETKYGIDVAANLEMGKFLPESTKLRVPLYLGYSEQVSNPQFDPLNPDIEWNDATRALTPDERRQRLKASRTYTRRRSMNLTNVRKERGEGKKERAWDVENLALTYSYTDQEYFDVNTAFENTRTYRGSIAYQFAPKPLAIEPFKDIGLIGKTKWLKLLKDFNVNLGFKQINLRTSMDRMYLERLVRPNPDIESLPPRPTYNKNFNWVSQYGFKYDITKSLKVDFNANNMAVVGETPGRVKPKEVDEYALWKDSVLTSLQQWGEVTRYDHTTAITYTLPFDKLPLTDWITSNAGYTAGYQWDRAPFTQDTLGNTVQNSRNLSLNSQLNFVSLYNKSKWLKKINDKAKRPAARPQTAPARGGAAPKPEDDKKEPKEKFNVLENLARMLMALRTGSFTYSQTNGTLLPGYGRTTNIIGMDNFGAPGLGFVLGQQNDDLNGDQVRDFARTAAANGWLVQNESIFNPYTTTRNENITARLSLEPFKGMRIELNANRTSARSTRSFFRWNEDLGSYVNDNPNETGSFSVSMLTWRTAFKRDDGNAVNQVFNELLTNRQVISGRLGATNPESVLDTTGYFTGYGSTNQDVVIPAFIAAYTGRSASSVNLNPFKQAPMPNWDITYDGLTKMEPFSKWFRTFTLKNSYRSTFSVASYQTNLLYVPGANAVDAAGNYIPQRQIMAVTMQEAMRPLIGFDATLKNGLLAKVEHNRDRNLSLGLTNYQVTETRGKEYVVGTGYRFKNVKLPFSVGDKKPNSDLNIRVDLSIRENVTVIRQMEQRLNQITAGQRVLSIKTSADYVLNERLNVRLFYDRVVNKPLITTSFPSANSNFGISLRFTLTE; this is encoded by the coding sequence GTGCATCTCCTTTCCTTTCCGCTCTTCGCGAAGCCCATGATCGCTCTGCGCGGCTTGCTTGCGCTCGCGCTGCTGCTGGCGGGTGCTGACGCTGAAGCCGGATTGGTGCTCCAGGTGGATACGCCGGAAGTGGATCTCGTGTACCCGATCACGGATCCCACTGCGCCGGGCGCAGGCAGTTCGGGCCTGGTGAATCTGGGCGACCCTGCCAACATCCAGAATGATGTGATCTACGACCCCGTGACGGGCCAGTACATCGTGAACAGCAGCGTGGGCGGGAGCTTCGACTACCGGCCGCCCATGAGCCTCTCCCTCGAGGAGTACCTCAATTACGACATGGAGCAATCCATCCAGACCTTCTGGCTGAACAAGGTGGAAGAGGAGAGCGAGAGCGCGAAGAAGCGCATGATCCCCGCGCTGAAGGTGCGCGGCAAGGTGTTCGATCGGATCTTCGGCGGCAACACCATCGACATCAAGCCGCGCGGCTCCGCAGAGATCATCTTCGGCCTGAACGTGAGCCGCACGGACAATCCACGGATCCCGATCCAGCAGCGGCGCATCACCACCTTCAACTTCGACCAGCGCATCCAGCTCAACCTCGTGGGCAACATCGGCGAGAAGCTGAAGATCACCACGAACTACAACACGCAGGCGACCTTCGATTTCGAGAACCAGGTGAAGCTCGACTACACCGGGTACGAGGACGAGATCATCCAGAAGATCGAGGCCGGCAATGTGAGCCTGCCCCTGCGGGGCACCCTGATCCAGGGCAGCCAGAGCCTCTTCGGCATCAAGACCCAATTGAAGTTCGGCCGCCTCACCGCCACAGGGATCTTCAGCCAGGAGAAGGGCCAGCGCCGGAACGTGCAGACCCAAGGCGGCGCGCAGACCACCAACTTCGATATCAAGACCGACGAGTACGAGGCCAACAAGCACTACTTCCTCAGCTACGCCTTCCGCGACCAATACGAAGCCGCCCTGCGCACGCTGCCCACCGTGAACAGCGGCGTGATGGTCACTCGCGTGGAGGTCTGGGTGACCAACCTGCGGCAGGACTTCAACCAGAACCGCAACGTGGTGGCATTCACCGACCTGGGCGAGGACGCCAGCCAGGCCAGCCGCGATGCGGGCCGCGTCAGCAACGACATGCCCCCCGGACTGCTGATCGACAACCCCGGAACCGCAGCGGACAACGCCGCGAACAACCTGTATGGCGCCGTGAGCACCAATGCCGGCATCCGCAGCTTCGTGAACGCCAGCGGCGCCCTGCAAGCGCTGGGCCTGTTGCCCGCGCGCCATTTCGAGAAGCTTGAGAGCGCGCGGCTGCTCAACCAGAACGAATACACGCTGAACATGCGTTTGGGCTTCATCACCCTGAACCAGCAGCTCAACAATGATGAGGTGCTGGCGGTGGCCTACCAGTACACCCTCGATGGCCAGACCTTCCAGGTGGGCGAGTTCAGCACCGACGGCATCAGCCCGCCCGACGCGCTGATCCTCCGTTTGCTGAAGGCCACCATCACCAACCCGCGCATTCCGCTATGGGACTTGATGATGAAGAACGTGTACTCCTTGGGCGCCTTCCAGGTGAACCGGGAGAACTTCCGCCTGGACGTGGTGTACAACAACCCCGTCACCGGCGTCGATATCAACTACATCCCTCGAGCGCCTGTCGATCAGATCCCGCTGATCCAGACCGTGGGCCTGGACCGCTTGGACCCGAACAACGCGCCCAATCCCGATGGCTGGTTCGACTTCATCGACGGCGCGGCCACCAATGGCGGCACCATCAACACGCAGAACGGCCGCATCTTCTTCCCGGTGCTCGAGCCCTTCGGCAGTTATCTGGACCAGCAGCTCATCGGGCCGAACCCGGCCAGCCCGGTGCAGCCGGAAGCGATCCGCAAGACGATCGTGTACCAGCAGCTCTACGACAGCACCAAGATCGCCGCGCAGAACATCCCCGAGCTCAACCGCTTCAAGCTGAAGGGCAGTTACCGCAGCGCCAGCAGCGACGTGATCAACCTCAATAGCGTGAACATCCCGCAGGGCAGCGTGGTGGTCACCGCCGGCGGCGTGCGCCTGGTGGAGAACCAGGACTACACCGTGGATTACAACCTCGGGCGCGTGCGCATCCTCAACCAAGGGATCCTCGAGAGCGGCACGCCTGTGAACATCGCTCTCGAGAGCAACTCGCTCTTCAGCATCCAGACGCGCACGCTGGCTGGTGCTCGCTTCGACTACACCATCAACAAGGACTTCGTGATCGGCGGCACCATCATGAACCTGTATGAGCGTCCGCTCACGCAGAAGGTGAACGCCGGCGAAGAGCCCATCGCCAACACCATCGTTGGCCTCGACGCCAACTGGCAGAGCAAATCGCAATGGCTCACCAACGTGGTGGACAAGCTGCCCTTCTTCGCCACGAAGCAAGAGAGCAGCGTGAATGCCAGCATCGAGGGCGCCTACCTGATCCCCGGCCACAGCCGCGCCATCGGGAACGCGGGCACGAGCTATATCGACGACTTCGAGGGCAGCGTGAGCACCATCGACCTGCGCACCCAGAGCCTATGGTTCCATGCCAGCACGCCGCAAGGCCTGCCCGACCTGTTCGATGAGGGCCAATACGTCAACGATCTGCGGAACGGATTCCGCCGCGCGCAGCTCAGCTGGTACGTGATCGATCCGCTCTTCTTCCGCAACAACAACCTCACCCCTTCGCACATCGCCGGGCAGTCCGGCGTGGCCATGCGCAGCGATCACCGCATGCGCGAAGTGCTGGAGAACGAGGTGTTCCCCTTCCGCCAGCTCCCCGCCGGCACTCCGAACAACATCCCTGTGCTCGACCTCACCTACTACCCGAATGAGCGCGGGCCTTACAACTACTATGAGGATGCGGACCGGCTCAATCCGGACGGCTCCTTCAACGATCCGGAGAACAACTGGGCGGGGATCATGCGGCGGATCACCACCACCGACTTCGAGAGCAGCAACATCGAGAGCATCCAGTTCTGGCTGATGGACCCCTTCAGCGAGGCAGCGCCCAATGGCAGCAACGAGGACAGCCAGAACACCACCGGAGGCACGCTCTACCTCGATCTGGGCAACATCAGCGAGGACATCCTGCGCGATGGTCGCAAGGCATTCGAGAACGGGCTGCCCAAGGATGCGCAGGATGCGGCGGCGCCCTTCGACCCGACAGCGTGGGGCGTTGTGCCCACCACCCAGAACGTGGTGAACGCCTTCGCTCTTCTGGAAAGCAACAGCAACAAGTACCAGGACTTGGGCATGGACGGCCTTCCCAGCAGCCTCAATGATGCACTGCAGGGCACCGAGCAGCAGTTCTTCAGCAGCTATGTGAACGGCGTGGCCGGCGCGGTCTCGGACCCGGACGCCCTGAGCCGCATCCAAGCAGACCCCAGCAACGACGATTACCAGTTCTTCCGCGGAACCTCGCTCGACAATCAGCAGGCCAGCATCCTCGACCGCTACAAGCGCTTCAACAACCCCGAGGGCAACAGCGTCACCGACGAGGACAGCCCGGAGAACTACCCCACCCAGCAAACGGTGATCCCCACCACGGAGGACATCAACCTGGACCAGAACCTGGCCGAGGGCGAGAGCTACTTCCACTACGCGCTGCCGCTGCGCCCGGAGGACATGGTGGTGGGCCGCAATTTCATCACCGACCGCATCGAGGCCGATGCCAGCACGCCGGCCGGCACCAAGCGGGTGTACTGGTACCAGTTCAAGATTCCGGTACGCCAGCCCACGGCGCGGGTGAACGGCATCCAGGACTTCCGCAGCATCCGCTTCATGCGCATGTACCTGCAGGGCTGGCAGCAGCAGGCCACCCTGCGCTTCGCGCGATTGGAATTCGTGCGCGGCGAATGGCGCAAGTACGCCAGCTCATTGCTCTCGCCCCAGGAAGTGCCCGCCGTCGATAACGACCCCACCACCTTCAACGTGGCGGCGGTGAACATCGAGGAGAACGGATCGCGCTACCCGATCAACTACGTGCTCCCGCCGGGCATCAACAAAGAGGTTGACGTGGCCAGCGCCAACCTGCGCAACCTGAACGAGCAGAGCCTGCAGCTGCAGGTGTGCAACCTGCGCGACGGCGATGCGCGCGGCGCATTCCGCAACGTGAGCTTCGACATCCGCAGCTATAAGAAGATGCGCATGTTCATCCACGCCGAGAGCAGCGACCCCAATAACCCGCTCACCTACGGAGACGTCACCGTGTTCGTGCGGATCGGCAACGACCTCGATGCCAACTACTACGAGTACGAGGTGCCCGTGGCCATCAGCACGCCCTTCAACAACGACCCTTACAACGTGTGGCCGGAGGTGAACGACATGGTGATCGAATTCGCGAAGCTCAACGACCTGAAGATCCAGCGCGACCAGAGCGCATTCCCGCGCAACCTGCGATACCAAGGCGCCGATGGCGACCGCCGCGTGTTCATCAAGGGCAGCCCCAACCTCAGCCAGCTGCGCAGCATCATGATCGGCATCCGCAACCCTGGCAAGGACGGTGAGGAGGCCAACCCCTACGGCCCGGACAACGGGCTGGCCAAATGCGCCGAGGTATGGGTGAACGAATTGCGCCTCACCGACTTCGACCAGCGCGGGGGCTGGGCCGCCATCGCCCGCGTGAACGCCCAATTGGCCGACCTGGGGACGGTGAGCGTGGCCGGCAACTACAGCACGCCCTTCTGGGGCAGCATCGACAAGCGCGTGAGCGAGCGCCAGCGCGAGACCAAGTACGGCATCGATGTGGCCGCCAACCTGGAGATGGGCAAGTTCCTGCCCGAGAGCACCAAGCTCCGCGTACCGCTCTACCTCGGGTACAGCGAGCAGGTGAGCAATCCGCAGTTCGACCCGCTCAACCCCGACATCGAATGGAACGACGCCACGCGCGCGCTCACGCCCGATGAGCGGCGGCAGCGCTTGAAAGCCTCCCGAACCTACACGCGCAGGCGCAGCATGAACCTGACCAACGTGCGCAAGGAGCGCGGCGAGGGCAAGAAGGAACGCGCATGGGACGTGGAGAACCTAGCCCTCACCTACAGCTACACCGACCAGGAGTACTTCGATGTGAACACCGCATTCGAGAACACGCGCACCTATCGCGGCAGCATCGCGTATCAATTCGCGCCGAAGCCCCTGGCCATCGAGCCGTTCAAGGACATCGGGCTGATCGGGAAGACCAAGTGGCTCAAGCTGCTCAAGGACTTCAATGTGAACCTGGGCTTCAAGCAGATCAACCTGCGCACCAGCATGGACCGCATGTACCTGGAGCGGCTCGTGCGCCCCAACCCCGACATCGAATCGCTTCCGCCCCGGCCCACCTACAACAAGAACTTCAATTGGGTGAGCCAGTACGGATTCAAGTACGACATCACCAAATCCCTCAAGGTCGACTTCAATGCCAACAACATGGCCGTGGTGGGGGAGACGCCGGGCCGCGTGAAGCCGAAGGAAGTGGACGAGTACGCCCTATGGAAGGACAGCGTGCTCACCAGCCTGCAGCAGTGGGGCGAGGTGACCCGCTACGACCATACCACCGCCATCACCTACACGCTGCCCTTCGATAAGCTGCCGCTCACCGATTGGATCACCTCCAACGCGGGCTACACCGCCGGCTACCAATGGGACCGTGCGCCCTTCACGCAGGATACGCTGGGCAACACCGTGCAGAACTCGCGCAACCTCTCGCTCAACAGCCAGCTCAACTTCGTCTCGCTGTACAACAAGAGCAAGTGGCTCAAGAAGATCAACGACAAGGCCAAGCGACCGGCCGCACGTCCGCAGACAGCGCCAGCGCGCGGGGGAGCAGCACCGAAGCCCGAGGACGACAAGAAGGAACCGAAGGAGAAGTTCAATGTGCTCGAGAACCTGGCACGCATGCTCATGGCCCTCCGCACCGGGTCCTTCACGTACAGCCAGACCAATGGCACCCTGTTGCCCGGCTATGGCCGCACCACCAACATCATCGGCATGGACAACTTCGGTGCGCCGGGGCTGGGCTTCGTGCTGGGGCAGCAGAACGACGACCTCAACGGCGATCAAGTGCGCGACTTCGCCCGCACCGCTGCGGCCAACGGCTGGCTCGTGCAGAATGAGTCCATCTTCAATCCCTACACCACCACCCGCAACGAGAACATCACCGCGCGCCTGAGCCTGGAGCCCTTCAAAGGCATGCGCATCGAGCTCAACGCCAACCGAACCAGTGCTCGGAGCACGCGCTCCTTCTTCCGCTGGAACGAGGACCTTGGCAGCTATGTGAACGATAATCCCAACGAGACCGGCAGCTTCAGCGTGAGCATGCTCACCTGGCGCACGGCGTTCAAGCGCGACGACGGCAACGCCGTGAACCAGGTCTTCAACGAACTGCTCACCAACCGGCAGGTGATCAGCGGCCGCTTGGGCGCCACGAACCCCGAATCGGTGCTCGATACCACGGGCTACTTCACGGGCTATGGCAGCACCAATCAGGATGTGGTGATCCCCGCCTTCATCGCAGCGTACACGGGGCGTTCGGCCAGCTCGGTGAACCTCAACCCCTTCAAGCAGGCGCCGATGCCCAACTGGGACATCACCTACGATGGCCTCACCAAGATGGAGCCCTTCAGCAAGTGGTTCCGGACCTTCACGCTGAAGAACAGCTACCGAAGCACTTTCAGCGTGGCCAGCTACCAGACCAACCTGCTCTATGTGCCGGGTGCCAATGCGGTTGATGCCGCCGGCAACTACATCCCCCAACGGCAGATCATGGCCGTTACCATGCAGGAGGCCATGCGGCCGCTGATCGGCTTCGATGCCACTTTGAAGAACGGCCTGCTGGCGAAGGTCGAGCACAACCGGGACCGCAACCTGAGCCTGGGCCTCACCAATTACCAGGTGACCGAGACGCGCGGAAAGGAATACGTGGTGGGCACGGGCTATCGCTTCAAGAACGTGAAGCTCCCCTTCAGCGTAGGCGACAAGAAACCCAACAGCGACCTGAACATCCGCGTGGACCTGAGCATCCGCGAGAACGTGACCGTGATCCGGCAGATGGAGCAGCGCCTCAACCAGATCACCGCCGGCCAACGGGTGCTCTCCATCAAGACCAGCGCCGATTACGTGCTGAATGAGCGACTGAACGTGCGCCTGTTCTACGACCGTGTGGTGAACAAGCCGCTGATCACCACCTCCTTCCCCAGCGCCAACTCCAACTTCGGCATAAGCCTGCGCTTCACGCTCACGGAATAG